A stretch of the Aegilops tauschii subsp. strangulata cultivar AL8/78 chromosome 4, Aet v6.0, whole genome shotgun sequence genome encodes the following:
- the LOC109735130 gene encoding cytochrome P450 714C3, whose product MGKLHLLALLLPVLLGLSLLYICEILWLRPERIRKKLRKQGVRGPRPTLLYGNTQEIKRIRQEALPAQKQDTSNYMSTLFPHFMIWRETYGSVFLYSTGAVEILYVSDPGMVKDMSHCTSSELGKPIFIQKSRKPLFGEGILVANGDIWAYQRKIIAQEFFMEKIKVMIELIVGASAPLLEAWDSMLDGTGGSREIDVDGYLRSFSADVIARACFGSDFATGEEIFYKLRQLQKAISQQDALVGLSAVWKSLPTKANREIQKLEQEVRLLILNVAKEHSRGSSSEDDDCIKTKHNGLLRSIVNSARHCPASYSGSAEDYIVDNCKNIYFAGHETTAVTVTWCLMLLATHPAWQDRARAEALEVCRGGTELDVDVLRRLKTITMVVQETLRLYPPGSLIMREALKDFKLGGLDIPRGTVIQTAIAMLHLDKDVWGQDAGEFRPDRFANGAAAACEPSHMYLPFGHGPRVCAGQNLAMMELKVVLVRLLTKLAFSLSPGYRHAPLFRLTIEPGFGMPLVVTKLP is encoded by the exons ATGGGGAAACTTCATCTGCTAGCTCTGCTTCTTCCTGTACTTCTTGGGTTATCTCTGTTGTACATCTGTGAGATACTATGGCTGAGGCCAGAGAGGATAAGAAAGAAACTAAGGAAGCAAGGTGTGAGGGGTCCCAGGCCTACTTTGCTCTATGGCAACACCCAGGAGATAAAGAGGATCCGACAAGAGGCATTGCCTGCGCAGAAGCAAGACACCAGCAACTACATGTCCACCCTATTCCCTCACTTCATGATCTGGAGGGAAACATATG GGTCGGTATTCCTCTACTCAACAGGAGCTGTGGAGATTCTGTATGTTTCTGACCCTGGCATGGTCAAGGACATGAGCCACTGCACATCATCTGAGCTCGGGAAGCCTATTTTTATACAGAAATCTCGCAAACCACTCTTCGGCGAAGGCATCTTGGTGGCAAATGGCGATATATGGGCCTATCAGAGAAAGATCATTGCACAAGAGTTCTTCATGGAGAAGATTAAG GTCATGATAGAACTAATAGTGGGGGCTTCTGCCCCACTGCTAGAAGCATGGGATAGTATGCTTGACGGCACGGGAGGGAGTAGAGAGATAGATGTGGATGGTTATTTGCGGAGTTTTTCGGCGGATGTAATCGCCAGGGCATGTTTTGGCAGCGATTTTGCAACAGGGGAAGAAATATTCTACAAGCTCAGGCAGCTTCAGAAGGCGATTTCTCAGCAAGATGCACTTGTTGGATTGTCTGCAGTGTG GAAGAGTTTGCCGACCAAGGCCAATCGAGAGATACAAAAGCTGGAGCAAGAAGTTCGGTTACTCATCCTCAATGTCGCAAAGGAACACAGCCGTGGCAGCAGCAGCGAAGACGACGATTGCATAAAGACTAAACACAATGGCCTTCTGCGCTCGATTGTCAATAGTGCTCGCCATTGTCCGGCCAGCTACAGTGGCAGCGCCGAGGACTACATCGTTGACAACTGCAAGAACATCTACTTTGCTGGGCACGAGACTACAGCCGTCACCGTCACCTGGTGCCTGATGTTGCTGGCCACACACCCGGCGTGGCAGGACCGTGCCCGTGCCGAGGCTCTAGAGGTGTGCCGTGGAGGCACAGAGCTCGACGTCGACGTCCTCCGGCGACTGAAAACA ATCACCATGGTGGTCCAGGAGACTCTCCGGCTGTACCCTCCGGGGTCATTGATTATGCGCGAAGCGCTGAAGGACTTCAAGCTCGGTGGGCTCGACATCCCACGGGGGACAGTCATACAGACAGCCATCGCGATGCTGCACCTCGACAAGGATGTTTGGGGCCAGGACGCCGGCGAGTTCCGCCCGGATCGGTTTGCGAACGGCGCAGCCGCGGCGTGCGAGCCGTCACACATGTACCTGCCGTTCGGGCACGGGCCCAGAGTTTGTGCCGGGCAGAACCTGGCGATGATGGAGCTGAAGGTGGTGCTCGTGCGCCTGCTGACCAAGTTGGCCTTCTCACTGTCGCCAGGGTACCGGCACGCGCCGTTGTTCCGGCTCACCATTGAGCCTGGGTTCGGCATGCCTCTTGTCGTCACGAAGCTTCCATGA